In Hymenobacter volaticus, the genomic window GGAAGAGCGCCTGCGCGGTGGCGGGCTTCAATCCCTGGCCGGTGAGCAGGGCCACCACAAACCGCCCGTAGTCGGCAGCCGTTGTCATAAGTGAAAAGGCCGCGTTGGATTCGCTATACCGACTTAGGGCCGTTGGTTGACCGAAGCGGTTGTGCGGCGTAGCGTGGTTGGCCTCAAACGCCGGTTGCCAAAGGTAGCTGCTGCGGCTCATGCCCAAGGGCCGAAACACGTATTGCTGCGCCAGCTCGTCAAGCTCTCTGCCCGTAATGGTCGTCACTACGCCCTGCAAGTACACGAAGCCTTCACCCGAATAGCCAAACCGAGTGCCGGGATCAAAGAGAAAGTTGAGTTGGCCGCTGCGCCAGTTCGGCAAGCCCGTTTGGTGGCTCAGCACCATCCGCGCCGTAATGCGTTTATGCCGTTCGTTGTGCTCGATGGCTCGATACGGCACGTACTGATACAAGGGCTTATCCAAGTCTATTTTACCTTCGTCGGCCAGTTTCAGCACCAGATATCCAAACACCGGCTTGCTGAGCGAAGCCGCCGAGAAAACGGTGCTCTCATCAACGCGCTCCGGTTTTCCAGCTTCCCGCACC contains:
- a CDS encoding serine hydrolase domain-containing protein, which codes for MKTKLLVFLLSFLSQLVLARKATLPDSDLTTLIDSAGIPGLSVAVINQKGVVWAKGAGVREAGKPERVDESTVFSAASLSKPVFGYLVLKLADEGKIDLDKPLYQYVPYRAIEHNERHKRITARMVLSHQTGLPNWRSGQLNFLFDPGTRFGYSGEGFVYLQGVVTTITGRELDELAQQYVFRPLGMSRSSYLWQPAFEANHATPHNRFGQPTALSRYSESNAAFSLMTTAADYGRFVVALLTGQGLKPATAQALFRPLSTPNAPSTTPFRPRPLSGGG